From Pirellulales bacterium:
GAACGTCAAGCAGCCGCCGCGGCCGCCGCGCGGATGCACGAAGCCAATTCGACGCCCAATCGTCCCGAACAACCCATCAGCACTTCCAGTTACGGCGAGCCTAAGGCCTCGGGCTGACAGAAGCCCCCAAAGAGGGCTAGTCAAGCGAGGACTGGCAAGACGTCTAGGCAAAACGAGCGTTCCGCGTTACCATCCGCCGCTCGTTAAGTGAAATTCCCGTCTGAGTTGAGTTCGTTCACGTCTAAGAGTGTGTTTCTTGGCGACACACCCAGGTGCGGTTCCGCACAAGTCGCCGCAAGAGCCAGTTCGACTGTGACCGCTCGCACGCGTCACAACTACCTTTCCCAACAATGGATTGTTCGAAATCGATCGCGCCGGCGGTACGCCTGCGCCGATCGAGGGTTACGCATTGTGCGGCCAGGCGCACGCCTGCAAAGGCGTGAGTCTAAACCGCGTTCATGCGAGGAGTTCGGTGATGCGCGCAGCCTTCTTGTCGCTTTCCCTGGCCATGCTGGTGAGCACGACCGTGGGATGTTTGACTCCAGCGTATTCAGGCGACCCCAATCGCCGTACGCAGGAGTTGATCTTCTCGTCGGAAAACCTGCGTTTGCTGTTGGACGATTGGGAGCGAATCTGGTTCTTGGACCAGCCGTCGCACCTGACGCCCTACCGTACGCACGGTGGCATCATCTAGCAGTCTGACGTTCCACGGAAGAACCAGCGGAGGAAACGATCCCTTCGCGCGGGGTAGCGACCGCGCGCCTGCGTAGCCTATCAGTTTGAGGTGCTCGCCCATTCGTCGGGCCATCGCCGGGCGTTGCTGGTCCGGGCGGCGGAAAGTACATTGCGGAGCACGGCCGACAGATGCGAGATGCCTTCGCCGCATGCTCCGTCCGGCCGCATGCAATGTGTGAGCTTCCTTCCTGATACCACTCTTTCCCGTTCCAAGGCTTACGTGAACTCCGCCGAAGTCGACCTGCAGGTTCAGCTCGGCCGGCTGCGGCTGGCGAATCCGATCCTGGTCGCGTCCGGGACCTTCGGCTACGCCCGCGAGATGGCCGGCCTGGTCGATCTCGACCGTTTGGGTGGCATCCTACCCAAGACCGTCACGCGCGAGCCGCGCGCCGGCAACGCCCCGTGGCGCACCGTCGAGACCACCGGCGGAATGCTCAACTCGATCGGCCTCGATAACGACGGCATCGATGCTTTCATCGCCCACCATATGCCGTACCTGCGCACGTTGCGCGCGGCCATCGTCGTAAGCGTTGCGGGCCGTACTCACGACGAGTTTGTCGCCATGTGCCGCCAGCTCGATAGCGTCGACGGCGTGGCCGCGATCGAATTGAATATCTCCTGTCCCAACGTCTCGGGCGGGGTCGATTTCGGTACCGACCCGCACATGTGTGAGCGACTGGTCGCCGATTCGCGCGCCGCCTGTCGCTGGCCGATTCTGGCCAAGCTCACACCCAACGTCACCAGCATTGCCGATATGGCCCGAGCCGCTGAGGCCGGCGGCGCGGATGCGATATCATTAATCAACACGTGCCAAGGGATGGCCGTCGATTGGCGACGTCGTAAACCGCTTTTGGGCAACGTGCTCGGAGGGCTAAGCGGCCCCGCGATCAAGCCGATCGCGCTCCGCGCCGTTTACCAGGCGGCGCAGGCGGTGAAAACGCCGCTCGTGGGGATCGGCGGCATCGCCACGCTCGACGATTGCATGGAGTTCTTCGTCACCGGCGCCACGGCCGTGCAGTTGGGGACAGTTAACTTTTACGACCCGACGATCACGATGCGCGTTCTCGACGGATTGCCGCAGGCCGTCGCTCAGCTAGGTGGCCGCCGCCTGGCCGACGTGATCGGTACGTTACAAACGAAACCGATCGCGAAACACTAGCGGGTTGTCGCATTGAAAACACGCGATAAAAAATCGTCGAGCGTGCTTTTTGTGGTGCAGGCGTCCCGCCTGCCCTGAACATCATGAACAGATTCGCAGGCGAGACGCCTGCACCACAGTAAATATGCTCATTCATTACTTATTCGCGAGATCTACTAGTTGCTCACGCGCGCCCGCGCGAAGCGACCTCAAGAGGCTAGAGCCACGAACTTCATGACCAACGAATCCGCGGAAAAGAAACCGCCCGAGAAACTGCGTGTCCTGTCGGGCATTCAGCCGACGGGACGCTTTCACTGGGGCAACTACTTCGGCGCCATCCGGCAATACATCGACCTGCAGGACTCCGGCGAGGCCTATTACTTCGTCGCGAATCTGCACGCTTTGACCACGGTGCGCGACGCGGCACGGTTGCGGCAGTTATCGCTCGATGCCGCGATTGATCTCTTGGCGCTCGGCCTCGATCCCAATCGCGCCACGCTCTTTCTGCAATCGGACGTTCCCGAGGTGTCGGAATTATGCTGGCTGCTGATGACCGGCACGCCGCTGGGATTGCTCGAACGCGCCCACGCCTACAAAGACAAGAAGGCCAAGGGCATCAACGCCGACGCGGGCTTGTTCACATATCCGGTCCTGATGGCGGCCGACATCCTGATCTACGACGCCAACACCGTTCCGGTCGGTGAAGACCAGGTGCAGCACATTGAAATCTGCCGCGACATCGCCGGCAGCTTTAATCACCATTTCGGCGAGACATTCGTCCTGCCCAAGGCGAAATTGCTCGACGGCTCGGCGCGCGTGCCCGGCACCGACGGCGAGAAGATGTCGAAAAGCTCCAACAACACGCTCGAGCTGTTCGAGCCGGCGGCGGCGCAGCGCAAGAAAATCATGCGCATCACGACCGATTCGCGCCCGATGGAAGATCCCAAGGACCCGGAAGGGGACCATCTGTTTCAGCTCTTTTCACTGTTCGCCGGCGAGGCCGAGCGATCCGACATGGCGGCACTGTATCGTCGCGGAGGATTTGGCTATGGCGAAGTGAAAAAGGCCCTGGCCGAGCAGGCCGAAAAGTTTTTCGCCGAACCGCGGGCGCGGCGTGCAGAGTTCGAAGCCCATCCGGAACGAATCGCCGAAATCCTGGCCGACGGAGCCAGCCGCGCCCGCAAGAAGGCGTCGGAAGTCCTGAACCGCGCCAAGAAAGCCTGCGGCCTGACGATTTAAAGACACCGCGATCGGGATCGCGCCGTGTAGAAAGCAGACAATGGCGACAGAATTTGCATCTCCCGTGTTCCGAAACGGCCAATTGGAGTTTCGGATCAATACCGAGGGCCTTGCCATCTACGGCACTCGTGCCGGTCTAAAACAGCTCGCGCGGTTTTGCACGGATCTCGCGTCT
This genomic window contains:
- a CDS encoding dihydroorotate dehydrogenase yields the protein MNSAEVDLQVQLGRLRLANPILVASGTFGYAREMAGLVDLDRLGGILPKTVTREPRAGNAPWRTVETTGGMLNSIGLDNDGIDAFIAHHMPYLRTLRAAIVVSVAGRTHDEFVAMCRQLDSVDGVAAIELNISCPNVSGGVDFGTDPHMCERLVADSRAACRWPILAKLTPNVTSIADMARAAEAGGADAISLINTCQGMAVDWRRRKPLLGNVLGGLSGPAIKPIALRAVYQAAQAVKTPLVGIGGIATLDDCMEFFVTGATAVQLGTVNFYDPTITMRVLDGLPQAVAQLGGRRLADVIGTLQTKPIAKH
- the trpS gene encoding tryptophan--tRNA ligase produces the protein MRVLSGIQPTGRFHWGNYFGAIRQYIDLQDSGEAYYFVANLHALTTVRDAARLRQLSLDAAIDLLALGLDPNRATLFLQSDVPEVSELCWLLMTGTPLGLLERAHAYKDKKAKGINADAGLFTYPVLMAADILIYDANTVPVGEDQVQHIEICRDIAGSFNHHFGETFVLPKAKLLDGSARVPGTDGEKMSKSSNNTLELFEPAAAQRKKIMRITTDSRPMEDPKDPEGDHLFQLFSLFAGEAERSDMAALYRRGGFGYGEVKKALAEQAEKFFAEPRARRAEFEAHPERIAEILADGASRARKKASEVLNRAKKACGLTI